In [Clostridium] cellulosi, one genomic interval encodes:
- a CDS encoding hypothetical protein (Family membership) — MKKKYAIKDKNGNYIKMGMYTEPEVRMAAKAGLRVFEAEGPQTEITQQLTGLFGNGSKE, encoded by the coding sequence GTGAAGAAAAAATACGCGATCAAGGATAAAAACGGGAATTATATAAAAATGGGAATGTATACTGAGCCGGAGGTCCGGATGGCAGCAAAAGCAGGATTAAGGGTATTTGAAGCGGAGGGCCCTCAAACCGAGATTACCCAGCAGCTCACCGGACTATTCGGAAACGGCTCCAAAGAATAA
- the ldh gene encoding L-lactate dehydrogenase (High confidence in function and specificity) has product MKDNRKVVIVGTGFVGMSYAYALLNQNACDELVLIDIDKKRAEGEAMDLNHGLAFSGSHMRIYAGDYSDCSDADIVAIAAGVAQKPGESRIDLLQRNTAVFNTIVGPVVKSGFNGIFLIATNPVDIMAHVTKTLSSFDRSKVIGTGTTLDSARLRYLLGEYFKVDPRNVHAFVMGEHGDSEFIPWSQAYIATKPVMQICAESKGRYCSDNMKAITQEVKNAAQRIIEAKKATYYGIGMAMVRITKAIFGDESSVLTVSTMLDGEYGRHGVYAGVPCIVGRKGVEGIIELSLTDEEMEQFNKSCDILEEAYSGIKF; this is encoded by the coding sequence ATGAAAGATAACAGAAAAGTTGTTATTGTCGGAACTGGTTTTGTCGGTATGAGTTATGCCTATGCCCTTCTGAACCAGAATGCTTGTGATGAACTCGTTCTTATTGATATAGACAAGAAGCGGGCAGAGGGCGAAGCTATGGACCTTAACCACGGCCTTGCGTTTTCGGGTTCTCATATGCGGATTTACGCCGGTGATTACAGCGACTGCAGCGATGCCGATATTGTTGCGATAGCGGCCGGCGTCGCGCAAAAGCCGGGCGAATCCAGAATAGACCTTTTGCAGCGCAACACTGCTGTTTTTAATACAATTGTCGGCCCTGTTGTAAAGTCGGGCTTCAACGGCATTTTCCTGATAGCGACGAATCCGGTTGACATCATGGCTCACGTGACAAAAACGCTGTCCTCTTTTGACCGCAGCAAGGTCATAGGCACTGGGACAACGCTTGACTCGGCGCGTTTAAGATATCTGCTCGGTGAGTACTTCAAGGTGGACCCGAGAAACGTGCATGCCTTTGTAATGGGCGAACACGGTGACAGCGAGTTCATTCCGTGGTCCCAGGCGTATATAGCCACAAAGCCGGTTATGCAAATCTGCGCCGAGTCGAAGGGCCGGTATTGCAGCGATAATATGAAAGCGATAACGCAAGAGGTCAAAAACGCGGCGCAGAGGATAATCGAGGCCAAAAAAGCGACATATTACGGAATCGGCATGGCTATGGTGCGCATAACAAAGGCGATTTTCGGCGACGAAAGCAGCGTGCTTACCGTTTCCACAATGCTCGACGGTGAATACGGAAGACACGGCGTTTACGCCGGAGTACCGTGCATTGTCGGCAGGAAGGGCGTTGAAGGTATCATTGAGCTATCGTTGACCGATGAGGAAATGGAACAGTTTAACAAATCCTGCGATATCCTCGAAGAGGCCTACAGCGGCATAAAATTCTGA
- the cobB gene encoding NAD-dependent protein deacetylase (High confidence in function and specificity), with translation MDELEEKIERLASMISESKRIVAFTGAGVSTESNIPDFRSSKGVYESIQKEYKQPAERLLSHSYFEAHPEIFFDYLRRFLVFPDALPNDAHKSLAALERIGKLSCVVTQNIDGLHTKAGNKNVCELHGSLYRNYCIKCGEKYDLDFVLSAKDIPRCKKCGGIVRPDVVLYEELLDEDVMEKAANEIINADMLLIMGTSLAVYPAAGFIRYFRGENIVIINRDATPYDGSAKLLIKAKAGETMRAVMNKCKIEF, from the coding sequence ATGGACGAATTGGAGGAAAAAATCGAAAGACTTGCTTCTATGATAAGCGAGTCGAAGCGGATAGTGGCCTTTACCGGCGCCGGCGTTTCGACCGAAAGCAATATCCCTGATTTCCGCTCGTCAAAGGGCGTGTACGAGTCTATCCAAAAGGAATATAAACAGCCTGCCGAAAGGTTGCTTTCGCACTCATATTTCGAGGCGCACCCCGAGATATTCTTTGATTATCTGCGGCGCTTTTTGGTATTTCCCGACGCTTTGCCGAACGACGCGCACAAAAGCCTTGCCGCCCTTGAAAGGATCGGCAAGCTAAGCTGTGTGGTAACCCAAAATATCGACGGGCTTCACACAAAGGCGGGCAACAAAAATGTATGCGAGCTTCACGGCAGCCTTTACAGGAACTATTGCATCAAATGCGGCGAAAAATATGATTTGGACTTTGTCCTGTCGGCAAAAGACATCCCGCGCTGCAAGAAGTGCGGAGGCATAGTGCGCCCGGATGTGGTGCTCTATGAAGAGCTCCTCGACGAGGACGTTATGGAAAAGGCGGCAAATGAGATTATAAATGCCGACATGCTGCTGATTATGGGAACAAGCCTTGCCGTTTATCCCGCAGCAGGCTTTATAAGGTATTTCCGCGGCGAGAATATCGTTATTATCAACAGGGACGCGACCCCTTACGACGGAAGCGCCAAGCTGCTTATCAAGGCAAAAGCTGGCGAAACCATGCGTGCAGTGATGAATAAATGCAAAATTGAATTCTAA
- a CDS encoding hypothetical protein (Family membership): MTDRKTMSRKDIMKSSHTAVFPRKFSSKLTYKGVPVIEISVSYPHVEVYGNPRVSQHLSYFYRSSAKRYYDKASHELYDAAVEEYLSSAKQHYPFRPFKVIQDFDVPYNKNNLLSICCERCEYTSGVHVSAEKSADTYLTTTGRRMKLENFFEDSYYKSVIFENITSEIKQQKEGGCLHYFDDYLKNVFRFFDENNYYLADSGFAVFYQPHTIADYALGIPSFIIPYENFGASLKQHLFR, translated from the coding sequence ATGACTGACAGAAAAACAATGTCGAGAAAAGACATTATGAAAAGTTCCCACACCGCGGTATTTCCCCGCAAATTTTCTTCAAAACTAACCTACAAAGGCGTTCCTGTCATAGAAATATCTGTTTCGTATCCGCATGTGGAGGTATACGGCAACCCGCGGGTTTCGCAGCATTTAAGCTATTTCTACCGCAGCAGCGCCAAGCGCTATTATGACAAAGCGTCCCATGAGCTTTATGATGCGGCTGTCGAGGAATACTTAAGTTCGGCAAAGCAGCACTACCCTTTCAGGCCGTTTAAAGTAATCCAGGATTTTGACGTGCCATATAACAAAAATAACCTGCTCAGTATCTGCTGCGAGCGCTGCGAATATACTTCCGGCGTGCACGTCAGCGCCGAAAAGTCCGCGGATACATATTTGACAACCACCGGCAGGCGCATGAAACTCGAAAACTTCTTTGAAGATTCTTATTACAAAAGCGTTATTTTTGAAAACATAACATCTGAAATTAAGCAGCAGAAAGAAGGTGGCTGTCTCCATTACTTTGACGACTATCTGAAGAATGTTTTCCGCTTTTTTGACGAGAATAATTATTATCTGGCTGATTCCGGTTTTGCAGTGTTTTACCAGCCGCACACGATTGCCGATTATGCGCTGGGTATACCTTCTTTTATTATTCCATATGAAAATTTTGGCGCAAGTCTCAAACAGCATTTGTTCAGATAG
- the uraA gene encoding Uracil permease (High confidence in function and specificity) — protein MGKEIIQVDQKVPILKGIPLSIQHMFAMFSASVLVPTIFHINPAIVLLMNGIGTLLFILITKGKAPAYLGSSFAFISPVLIILADKTKGFSHALGGFIVVGALICVLAIVIRFFGTKWIDIVLPPAAMGAVVALIGLELAGSAASMGGLILSDTYKAIDWRNVVVFIVTLAIAVFGSVLFRKFFSAIPVLIAIIGGYLISWPLGLVDVTPIQKAPIFSIPNFSTPVFDINSIIIIVPATLVIVSEHIGHQLVTSEIVGRDLIKDPGLHRSLLADGISTMLSGFCGSVPTTTYGENIGVMAITKVYSVYVIGGAAVFSMVISFLGKVTAAIQTIPSPVMGGVSFLLYGMIAASGLRILVDAKVDYSNSRNIALTAVVMVTGLSGAFIQLGSVQLKGMALAAVVGMVMSLIFYVLDHFHLTNDYEE, from the coding sequence TTGGGAAAGGAAATTATTCAAGTTGATCAAAAGGTACCGATTTTAAAAGGTATCCCGCTCAGTATCCAACATATGTTCGCTATGTTCAGCGCTTCTGTTCTCGTTCCTACAATATTCCATATTAATCCCGCAATCGTACTTTTGATGAACGGTATAGGAACATTGCTTTTCATTCTTATTACAAAGGGCAAAGCACCCGCTTATTTAGGTTCAAGCTTTGCATTTATTTCACCGGTTCTTATTATTCTCGCAGATAAAACTAAAGGTTTCTCTCATGCTTTAGGCGGATTTATAGTTGTCGGCGCTTTGATTTGCGTGTTGGCAATTGTAATCCGCTTTTTTGGAACCAAATGGATTGATATAGTGTTGCCGCCCGCTGCAATGGGCGCTGTCGTCGCACTTATCGGACTTGAACTTGCCGGCAGCGCTGCTTCAATGGGCGGACTTATTTTATCAGATACTTATAAAGCCATCGACTGGCGCAATGTGGTCGTTTTTATCGTAACGCTCGCTATAGCTGTATTCGGTTCAGTCCTATTCCGGAAATTTTTCTCCGCGATACCTGTTCTTATCGCCATTATCGGCGGATATCTCATATCATGGCCGCTGGGGCTTGTGGATGTAACGCCAATACAGAAGGCGCCTATATTCTCAATACCGAATTTTTCAACACCTGTGTTTGATATAAACTCGATAATAATAATCGTTCCGGCAACGCTCGTCATTGTTTCCGAACACATAGGCCATCAGCTCGTGACAAGCGAAATCGTCGGGCGCGACCTTATAAAAGACCCCGGACTGCACAGGTCACTTTTGGCAGATGGTATATCCACCATGCTTTCCGGTTTCTGCGGTTCAGTTCCTACAACAACATACGGTGAAAACATCGGCGTTATGGCCATCACAAAGGTTTACAGCGTATATGTCATCGGAGGCGCCGCAGTATTCTCAATGGTCATCTCATTCCTCGGCAAAGTTACAGCCGCAATTCAGACGATACCGTCACCGGTTATGGGCGGCGTCAGCTTCCTGCTCTACGGTATGATCGCAGCATCCGGTCTCAGGATCCTTGTCGACGCAAAGGTCGACTACAGCAATTCGAGAAATATCGCCTTGACCGCAGTTGTTATGGTCACAGGCCTTTCCGGCGCGTTCATCCAGCTCGGCTCAGTACAGCTCAAAGGTATGGCACTCGCCGCTGTCGTCGGTATGGTCATGAGCCTTATATTCTATGTCCTCGACCACTTTCATCTCACAAACGATTACGAAGAATAA